A window of Spirochaeta isovalerica contains these coding sequences:
- a CDS encoding MFS transporter — MSIETNKTISSLHRHVFLGNFDQGVIFIFLSFLVWNKTESMLTVALAFIIPAIVNTVIDYYFSSLSDKVHRVKLIIIGNIGSAIFLSCYGVFDSIYILYIFIFFKSLFAKIYQTSLTPYYREVIPEDNYKSFIAKINMYGTIGASIGGFTLIYLYIFTHNIPLIFIVSGLIELISTVFLFSLKNVKQKLKRDTESQIDITNLKKYTFIYSLEAFGIALIINRFVIFLNDAHNLKIQDVGVVFFIVYGVSNLIAVKVYKLFSSFAVKNMLITNFLIQAILLIAMMNINNLIVIITLWFTFELISNITTIYTDDHINKSLFTNIGKSLSKFRIFISISGILGQILIGAVWDIWGIGISFYLSGSILFILAIIIVFIKLHSETTFRATVDYE, encoded by the coding sequence TTGAGTATAGAAACAAATAAAACCATAAGTTCTTTACACCGGCATGTTTTTTTAGGTAACTTTGACCAAGGCGTGATTTTCATTTTTCTATCTTTTCTTGTTTGGAATAAAACAGAAAGTATGCTCACAGTAGCATTAGCATTTATAATTCCTGCAATCGTAAATACAGTTATTGACTATTATTTCTCTTCGCTGAGTGATAAAGTACATCGTGTTAAATTAATAATTATTGGAAATATTGGTTCTGCTATTTTCCTATCATGCTATGGAGTTTTCGACAGTATATACATATTGTATATATTTATTTTCTTTAAATCTCTTTTTGCCAAGATATATCAGACTTCACTTACTCCCTATTATAGAGAAGTTATTCCCGAAGACAATTATAAATCCTTTATTGCAAAAATAAATATGTATGGAACCATCGGAGCTTCAATTGGAGGTTTCACTCTAATATATTTATATATCTTTACTCACAATATACCTTTAATTTTTATTGTATCAGGTTTGATTGAACTGATCTCAACAGTTTTTCTATTTTCTCTCAAAAATGTAAAACAGAAGCTGAAAAGAGATACTGAAAGCCAAATTGATATTACGAATTTGAAAAAGTATACCTTTATCTACTCATTAGAAGCTTTTGGTATTGCATTAATAATCAATAGATTCGTGATTTTCCTAAATGATGCTCATAATTTAAAAATCCAAGATGTAGGCGTTGTATTTTTTATCGTATATGGTGTTTCAAATCTTATAGCAGTAAAAGTCTATAAATTATTCAGTTCTTTTGCTGTTAAAAACATGTTAATAACTAATTTTCTAATTCAAGCTATTTTACTCATCGCTATGATGAATATTAATAATTTAATAGTAATCATTACATTGTGGTTCACTTTCGAACTGATATCAAATATTACAACAATTTACACAGATGATCATATCAATAAATCACTATTTACAAATATAGGAAAATCGCTTTCTAAATTCAGAATATTTATCTCAATATCCGGAATATTGGGTCAAATCCTAATTGGAGCAGTTTGGGATATTTGGGGGATTGGAATAAGTTTTTATTTATCAGGTTCAATTTTATTTATTTTAGCGATTATAATTGTATTTATTAAATTACATTCAGAAACTACTTTTCGAGCAACTGTTGATTATGAATAA
- a CDS encoding integron integrase encodes MNLEVFLIRKCGVNNKKVSYYLRWINKFQIFSRYNSDSNDIWKFQQSLIGHYADWQIEQAAEAAKFFLYYRSSVSNIDVSRAINNRENSDSWLKLSNQYRDALRLKHRSFQTEKAYLNWIRSFSFYLKKKDPESLSNSDFKDFLTYLAVEKGVSSSTQNQAFNALLFLYKFILNIEVTDMECALRSSRVQRLPVVLSQREIRGIFENLSYPFNLMCSLIYGGGLRLEECLSLRLKDLDLEKGIITVVMGKGNKDRQTMLPASVQDSLKKHLASVKALYNKDRINDNPGVQIPVSLKRKYPNADKEWGWYWVFPSNSLCKDPYSMNLCRYHRHPSSLQKTFKEALRMSGVPKKASVHTLRHSFATHLLEAGYDIRTIQELLGHSSLQTTMIYTHVAGKNKLGIISPMDRDDIICESRPLPYGRVPLPDCPQPEVQLQEAAVRTAV; translated from the coding sequence ATGAACCTTGAGGTTTTTCTCATCCGAAAATGCGGTGTTAATAATAAGAAAGTGTCATATTACTTGCGATGGATAAACAAATTCCAGATTTTTTCAAGATATAACTCTGATTCAAATGATATCTGGAAATTCCAGCAATCCCTAATTGGTCATTACGCCGACTGGCAGATTGAGCAGGCAGCAGAGGCTGCTAAGTTTTTTTTATATTACAGATCAAGCGTCAGTAACATTGATGTAAGCCGGGCTATAAACAACAGGGAGAACTCTGATTCATGGCTGAAGCTATCAAATCAGTATAGAGACGCTCTCAGATTAAAACACCGCTCCTTTCAGACAGAAAAAGCATATCTAAACTGGATACGGTCTTTTAGTTTTTATCTTAAGAAAAAAGATCCCGAGAGTCTGTCAAATTCAGATTTCAAGGATTTCCTTACCTACCTCGCCGTTGAGAAAGGTGTATCCTCATCAACCCAGAATCAGGCATTCAATGCTTTGCTTTTCCTTTATAAATTCATTCTCAATATTGAAGTAACAGATATGGAATGTGCACTCAGATCTTCCAGGGTTCAACGGCTGCCAGTTGTTCTTTCCCAAAGAGAGATAAGAGGAATTTTTGAGAACCTCTCATATCCTTTTAATCTGATGTGTTCGCTAATATATGGCGGTGGATTGAGGCTTGAAGAATGCCTTTCCCTTCGTTTAAAGGATCTGGATTTGGAGAAGGGTATCATAACTGTCGTTATGGGTAAGGGAAACAAGGATCGGCAGACCATGCTGCCGGCTTCTGTACAGGATTCCTTAAAAAAGCATCTTGCTTCTGTAAAAGCTTTGTATAACAAAGACAGAATTAACGATAATCCGGGTGTCCAGATTCCTGTTTCTCTGAAAAGAAAATACCCGAATGCAGATAAAGAGTGGGGGTGGTACTGGGTTTTCCCTTCAAATTCGCTTTGCAAAGATCCCTATTCTATGAATTTGTGTCGCTATCATCGACATCCGTCATCTCTGCAGAAGACTTTTAAAGAAGCTCTCAGGATGTCCGGTGTACCTAAAAAGGCATCAGTCCATACATTGAGGCACAGTTTTGCGACACACCTGCTGGAAGCCGGGTATGATATCAGAACAATTCAGGAATTATTGGGTCACAGTTCTCTGCAGACAACAATGATTTATACTCATGTAGCCGGTAAGAATAAATTGGGCATTATCAGTCCTATGGACAGGGATGATATTATCTGCGAGTCCCGTCCTCTTCCCTACGGTCGTGTCCCTCTTCCGGACTGTCCTCAGCCGGAAGTTCAACTTCAAGAAGCTGCGGTCCGAACTGCCGTATAA
- a CDS encoding cation:proton antiporter has protein sequence MTLNFLIVLILIGGWLTGKLFTRMGLPSVLGMTLLGIALSYFYRSVFPEVIWEISPFFKSLALIVILLRAGLGISRATLKKVGLPAVLLSFIPCLSEGFFLMFLFHKIAGFELAVAGVAAFLLAAVSPAVVVPSMLDLKERGFGKKNDIPTMILAGASMDDVFAITIFTIFLGVAGGNDVSLLKSVAQIPLSIGGGVAVGLIVGFFLVWYFNRNHERIRATEKTLLLLGTAILLVQVGDWLHLAALLGVMTTGFILLEKSERAAHELAYNLNKAWVFAEILLFVLIGMSVDISVALDAGLKGLLIIFLGLIARSAGVLFSVLFAPVSWKERWFCVFSYLPKATVQAAMGSVPLAAGIAHGEEILAYAVMAIVFTAPLGLILIRQFGPQLLEVELPAEDSPEEGHDRREEDGTRR, from the coding sequence ATGACCCTAAACTTTCTGATTGTTCTGATTCTTATTGGCGGATGGCTTACAGGAAAGCTTTTCACCAGAATGGGACTCCCTTCCGTTCTGGGCATGACTCTACTCGGAATAGCCTTATCCTATTTTTACAGGTCTGTTTTTCCCGAAGTGATCTGGGAAATCTCTCCCTTTTTCAAATCCCTTGCCCTGATTGTCATATTGTTGAGAGCGGGATTGGGAATCAGCAGGGCAACATTGAAAAAAGTGGGCCTGCCGGCAGTTCTGCTCTCATTTATTCCCTGCCTGTCTGAAGGTTTTTTTCTCATGTTCCTTTTTCATAAAATCGCAGGGTTCGAACTGGCTGTGGCAGGAGTCGCCGCATTTCTTCTCGCTGCCGTATCGCCGGCTGTTGTCGTCCCGTCCATGCTTGACCTTAAAGAAAGGGGATTCGGTAAAAAGAACGATATCCCCACCATGATCCTGGCGGGGGCATCTATGGATGATGTTTTTGCCATTACCATATTTACCATCTTCCTGGGAGTCGCCGGAGGAAACGACGTTTCTCTATTGAAATCGGTAGCTCAAATACCTCTCTCTATCGGAGGTGGTGTTGCCGTCGGGCTGATCGTCGGATTTTTTCTCGTCTGGTATTTCAACCGGAACCATGAGAGAATCCGGGCTACAGAAAAAACACTACTCCTTCTGGGGACGGCGATACTACTCGTACAGGTCGGCGACTGGCTGCATCTTGCCGCTCTACTTGGTGTTATGACCACGGGATTTATCCTGCTGGAAAAATCAGAAAGAGCCGCTCATGAACTGGCCTACAATCTCAATAAAGCCTGGGTCTTTGCCGAAATCCTTCTTTTTGTCCTCATCGGTATGTCAGTTGATATCTCTGTTGCACTCGATGCGGGATTGAAAGGATTGCTTATTATCTTTCTGGGGTTGATCGCCCGATCCGCCGGCGTTCTATTTTCCGTTTTATTTGCACCCGTCTCCTGGAAAGAGCGATGGTTTTGCGTTTTTTCCTATCTCCCGAAAGCAACCGTTCAAGCAGCTATGGGATCTGTCCCCCTGGCAGCGGGAATTGCTCACGGTGAGGAGATCCTGGCTTATGCCGTTATGGCTATTGTTTTTACTGCACCATTGGGGCTTATTCTTATACGGCAGTTCGGACCGCAGCTTCTTGAAGTTGAACTTCCGGCTGAGGACAGTCCGGAAGAGGGACACGACCGTAGGGAAGAGGACGGGACTCGCAGATAA
- a CDS encoding sensor domain-containing diguanylate cyclase, which translates to MKEYTREEISQLLERIRKLEETEKRYNALFDRTNDAVFLINMDGTHREVNQRAAEMLGYEKSEIEGKRADLFIAEHEVGESLIVKKALAQGKHLPIYERVFKKKDGTLLYGENDVTLVTDKKGNPQYFFSIVRDVSERKKYENLLRELAGTDSLTGLFNRRKMLEEIHIEAVRSTRRGKSFSLILLDIDLFKGINDKYGHECGDYVLVAISEIFKTKLREQDLCCRWGGEEFLILLPETEAEGGEISAEKLRLAVLDHKFIYKNENIPVSITLGVSRYRENQTIEECINLADIALYRGKNAGRNQTVLS; encoded by the coding sequence ATGAAAGAGTATACCCGGGAAGAAATCAGTCAGCTTCTTGAGCGGATAAGGAAACTGGAAGAAACTGAAAAACGATATAATGCTCTGTTCGACAGGACAAATGACGCTGTCTTTCTCATCAATATGGATGGGACCCATCGTGAAGTCAATCAGAGAGCTGCAGAAATGCTCGGTTATGAGAAAAGCGAAATCGAAGGGAAAAGAGCTGATTTGTTTATTGCCGAACATGAAGTGGGCGAAAGCCTGATCGTTAAAAAAGCGCTGGCTCAGGGAAAGCATCTTCCCATCTACGAGCGGGTGTTCAAGAAAAAAGACGGAACGCTGTTATATGGGGAAAACGATGTTACGCTTGTTACGGATAAGAAGGGAAATCCTCAGTATTTTTTCAGTATAGTCAGAGATGTTTCGGAAAGGAAAAAATATGAAAACCTCTTGAGGGAGTTAGCCGGAACAGATTCTTTAACAGGGCTCTTTAACAGAAGAAAAATGCTTGAAGAAATTCACATTGAAGCTGTCAGGAGCACCAGAAGAGGTAAGTCTTTTTCGCTTATTCTCCTCGATATTGATCTTTTTAAAGGAATAAACGACAAATATGGCCATGAATGCGGAGATTATGTTCTCGTCGCAATTTCGGAAATCTTCAAAACCAAACTTCGGGAACAGGATTTATGCTGCCGATGGGGAGGAGAAGAGTTTCTCATTCTCCTCCCGGAAACAGAAGCTGAAGGCGGTGAAATCTCAGCAGAGAAGCTCAGACTGGCCGTCCTTGACCATAAATTCATATATAAAAATGAAAATATACCCGTTTCTATTACACTCGGCGTATCCCGGTATCGAGAGAACCAGACTATTGAAGAATGTATAAATCTGGCGGATATTGCACTTTATAGAGGAAAAAACGCAGGACGAAACCAGACCGTTCTGTCATAG